One region of Mycolicibacterium rhodesiae NBB3 genomic DNA includes:
- a CDS encoding glycoside hydrolase: protein MFAVATLLTLVNSVSGTPYVTGGDSPAGTDCSGLVSWVTNAATGRPVYGDRFHTGNIEQALLARGFQYGTQPGALNVGWNGGHTAATLPDGTPVSSGEGGGVKVGGGGAYQSQFTNHMFLPMPADQVPPPPGAPVVLMGQQAPLPPAPPMAPPPPPPPGAPMAPPPPLDPMLAPPPAPAPPMAPPPPPAPPMAPPPPPAPGMPPAPGMPPA, encoded by the coding sequence ATGTTTGCTGTTGCAACGCTTTTGACGCTTGTCAATTCCGTGTCGGGCACGCCGTACGTCACGGGCGGGGATTCTCCCGCCGGCACTGACTGCTCAGGCCTGGTCTCGTGGGTCACCAACGCGGCAACCGGCCGACCCGTCTACGGGGACCGCTTCCATACCGGAAACATCGAGCAGGCACTGCTGGCGCGTGGCTTCCAGTACGGAACTCAGCCTGGCGCCCTCAATGTCGGCTGGAACGGCGGCCACACCGCCGCGACGCTGCCCGACGGCACTCCGGTGTCCTCTGGCGAGGGCGGCGGCGTGAAGGTCGGTGGCGGCGGCGCATACCAGTCGCAGTTCACCAACCACATGTTCCTGCCGATGCCCGCCGACCAGGTGCCGCCACCTCCCGGCGCACCGGTCGTGTTGATGGGCCAGCAGGCCCCGCTGCCGCCGGCACCTCCCATGGCTCCACCCCCGCCGCCTCCGCCCGGCGCGCCGATGGCACCGCCTCCACCGCTGGACCCGATGTTGGCGCCGCCGCCCGCACCGGCTCCGCCGATGGCCCCGCCCCCACCGCCCGCACCGCCGATGGCTCCGCCTCCGCCGCCCGCTCCGGGCATGCCCCCGGCGCCGGGGATGCCGCCCGCCTGA
- a CDS encoding long-chain fatty acid--CoA ligase: protein MDSTMQDFPLTVTGILRHGTTWFSGRKVITKTPDGYREICFGELGTRVAELAHGLTQLGVTSGQRVATFMWNNQEHLEAYFAIPCMGAVLHTLNIRLAAEQIAFIANQAEDSVVLVDVSLVPMFAAVLPDLATVHTVVVVGSGDVEPLSTSGKKVVRYDDVLDGQPITFDWPDLDEKSAAAMCYTSGTTGNPKGVVYSHRSTYLHSMSINTANAIGLVDGDRVLPVVPMFHANAWGQPYAAVMAGADLLLPDRYLQAEPLVDMIELQRPTVAAAVPTIWNDVLQYLHAHPDRDISSLKTVCCGGSAVPLSMMKEYEQHYGVEILQGWGMTETSPLAAIATPPPEATGEEAWTLRAAAGRVASGVEIRIVDDEGGVLPDDGKAVGEIEVRGPWITGSYYQNADSSKFHDGWLRTGDVGRIDPQGFITLTDRAKDVIKSGGEWISSVELELRIMEHPAVLEAAVVAVPDERWQERPLAAVVIKSDAACTAEELRKHLCDKVAHFWLPERWTFIDEVPKTSVGKFDKKHIRSLYAEGVYNVVDCRT, encoded by the coding sequence ATGGACAGCACGATGCAAGACTTTCCGCTGACCGTGACGGGGATCCTGCGACACGGCACCACCTGGTTCTCCGGACGCAAGGTGATCACGAAAACGCCAGACGGTTATCGCGAGATCTGCTTCGGCGAACTCGGCACGCGCGTCGCCGAACTCGCACACGGTCTAACCCAACTCGGTGTCACGAGTGGACAGCGCGTCGCCACCTTCATGTGGAACAACCAGGAGCATCTGGAGGCGTACTTCGCCATCCCGTGCATGGGCGCCGTGCTGCACACATTGAACATCCGACTGGCCGCCGAACAGATCGCCTTCATCGCCAACCAGGCCGAGGATTCCGTTGTGCTGGTGGATGTATCGCTGGTGCCGATGTTCGCCGCGGTGCTGCCGGACCTGGCGACGGTGCACACTGTTGTCGTAGTCGGCAGCGGCGATGTCGAGCCGCTGTCCACGTCGGGTAAGAAGGTCGTCCGCTACGACGACGTGCTGGACGGTCAGCCGATCACGTTCGACTGGCCCGATCTCGACGAGAAGTCCGCTGCCGCAATGTGTTACACAAGCGGCACCACGGGCAATCCGAAAGGCGTCGTCTACAGCCACCGGTCGACATACCTGCACTCGATGAGCATCAACACGGCCAATGCGATCGGACTGGTCGACGGGGACCGGGTGCTGCCGGTCGTGCCGATGTTCCATGCCAATGCGTGGGGCCAACCCTATGCGGCTGTGATGGCGGGAGCCGACCTGCTGCTGCCCGATCGGTACCTACAAGCCGAACCCCTCGTCGACATGATCGAGCTGCAGCGCCCCACCGTCGCGGCTGCCGTCCCGACGATCTGGAATGACGTGCTGCAGTATCTGCACGCCCATCCAGATCGAGACATCTCGTCGCTGAAAACCGTCTGTTGTGGCGGCTCGGCCGTCCCGCTGTCGATGATGAAGGAATACGAACAGCACTACGGCGTGGAGATTCTGCAGGGGTGGGGGATGACCGAGACCTCCCCGCTGGCAGCGATTGCGACACCGCCGCCGGAAGCTACCGGTGAAGAGGCCTGGACCTTGCGGGCAGCGGCGGGCCGGGTGGCCAGCGGTGTCGAGATCCGCATCGTCGACGACGAGGGCGGAGTCCTTCCGGACGACGGTAAGGCCGTGGGGGAGATCGAGGTTCGCGGACCCTGGATCACGGGGTCGTACTACCAGAATGCCGATTCGTCGAAGTTCCACGACGGCTGGCTGCGGACGGGTGACGTCGGTCGCATTGATCCGCAGGGGTTCATCACGCTCACCGACCGCGCCAAGGACGTCATCAAGTCGGGCGGCGAATGGATCTCTTCTGTCGAACTCGAACTGCGCATCATGGAACATCCCGCCGTGCTGGAGGCGGCGGTCGTCGCGGTTCCCGACGAGCGCTGGCAGGAGCGGCCACTCGCTGCCGTCGTGATCAAGAGCGACGCTGCGTGCACTGCGGAGGAACTACGAAAGCATCTGTGCGACAAGGTGGCGCATTTCTGGCTGCCGGAGCGGTGGACGTTCATCGACGAGGTGCCCAAGACGAGCGTGGGCAAGTTCGACAAGAAGCACATCCGGTCGCTCTACGCCGAGGGCGTGTACAACGTCGTCGATTGCCGGACCTGA
- the yaaA gene encoding peroxide stress protein YaaA — protein sequence MIVLLPPSETKHPGGDGPPMRLDDLSYPELSPLRAALVDELVELSADPPECRRALGLSASQQIEIERNAALRSAPTMPAINRYTGVLYDALDIESLTGAAAGRARARLAVGSALFGILRADDSIPAYRLSATSKLPGRAALSTRWRPLLEPVLTRLAADELVVDLRSGSYAALGKVSDAVHVDVVSERLDGTRAVVSHFNKAHKGRLARALATSRSEPTDASAVATIARRAGMRVERKSNRLTIVVPA from the coding sequence GTGATCGTCCTGCTGCCGCCGTCGGAGACCAAACACCCCGGCGGGGACGGTCCGCCGATGCGGCTGGATGACCTGTCCTATCCGGAGCTGTCGCCGTTACGCGCAGCACTGGTCGATGAGCTTGTCGAACTGTCCGCCGACCCGCCCGAGTGCAGACGCGCACTCGGGCTCTCGGCGTCGCAGCAGATCGAGATCGAGCGCAACGCCGCGCTGCGCAGCGCACCCACGATGCCCGCGATCAACCGGTACACCGGCGTGCTCTACGACGCGCTCGACATCGAATCGTTGACAGGCGCCGCCGCAGGACGCGCGCGGGCCAGGCTCGCAGTCGGCTCAGCGCTGTTCGGCATCCTGCGCGCCGACGATTCCATTCCCGCGTACCGGCTCTCGGCGACCTCGAAGTTGCCGGGACGGGCGGCGCTGTCGACGCGCTGGCGCCCCTTGCTGGAGCCGGTGCTGACGCGGCTAGCGGCAGACGAGCTGGTCGTCGACCTTCGGTCAGGCTCGTACGCCGCACTCGGCAAGGTGTCCGATGCGGTGCACGTCGATGTGGTGTCCGAGCGCCTCGACGGCACACGCGCGGTCGTGAGTCATTTTAACAAGGCGCACAAGGGCCGACTGGCCCGCGCCCTGGCGACCAGCCGGTCCGAACCCACCGATGCGAGTGCGGTCGCCACGATCGCGCGACGCGCGGGGATGCGGGTGGAACGCAAGAGCAACCGACTCACGATCGTGGTGCCTGCCTGA
- a CDS encoding alkaline phosphatase family protein, translating into MDLPQPDPDTPHLADVIPSVFSAMGVAGFDGRIPLREDVAGACVLLIDGLGAELLDAHADEAPVMAGLRGRTLQVGFPATTVAGLAALGTGCRSGEHGLVGYSFRLPDVGVLNALRWRMHPWGEDLRDAAPPEQVQPIPTTFERATEAGAAVSVISGAEFAGSGMTRAALRGGRYIGVHAMGDLSAQVRAAVAAGGFCYAYHSELDMMGHLYGPGSPAWRIHLQLVDRLVESIVEGLPPGGLLAVVADHGMVAVGTDDVDIDSAKPLTDGVTDIGGEPRARHIYVTPGADDDVLATWRETLADRAWVVSRDEAVAAGWFGGRVSDSTRRRIGDVVAAARGSTALLRRAAEPLESSLIGHHGSLSSAEQDVPLLLAYG; encoded by the coding sequence ATGGATCTGCCGCAGCCCGATCCGGACACACCGCACCTCGCCGACGTGATTCCATCCGTTTTCTCGGCGATGGGCGTCGCGGGATTCGACGGCCGCATCCCGCTGCGGGAGGACGTGGCGGGTGCATGTGTGCTGCTCATCGACGGTCTTGGCGCCGAACTGCTCGACGCGCATGCCGACGAGGCGCCGGTCATGGCCGGCCTGCGGGGCCGGACCCTGCAGGTGGGATTCCCCGCCACCACGGTCGCCGGGCTGGCCGCGTTGGGCACCGGCTGCCGTTCCGGCGAACACGGGCTGGTCGGCTACTCCTTCCGCCTGCCCGACGTTGGTGTCCTGAATGCGTTGCGATGGCGGATGCACCCATGGGGGGAAGACCTGCGGGATGCCGCGCCGCCCGAACAGGTCCAACCGATACCGACGACGTTCGAACGGGCGACCGAGGCGGGGGCGGCGGTCAGCGTCATCTCGGGTGCGGAATTCGCCGGATCCGGCATGACACGCGCGGCGCTGCGCGGCGGTCGGTACATCGGCGTCCACGCGATGGGAGATCTGTCCGCGCAGGTGCGGGCGGCGGTGGCCGCAGGTGGCTTCTGCTACGCCTACCACAGCGAGCTCGACATGATGGGCCACCTGTACGGACCCGGGTCGCCTGCATGGCGGATACATCTGCAGCTGGTCGACCGCCTGGTGGAGTCGATCGTCGAGGGTCTGCCGCCGGGCGGCCTGCTCGCAGTGGTTGCCGACCACGGGATGGTCGCCGTGGGCACGGACGACGTCGATATCGACAGCGCAAAACCTCTCACCGACGGCGTGACGGACATCGGAGGGGAGCCGCGGGCCCGCCATATATATGTAACGCCCGGCGCCGACGACGACGTATTGGCCACCTGGCGGGAGACGCTCGCAGACCGCGCGTGGGTGGTGTCGCGCGACGAGGCGGTGGCCGCGGGCTGGTTCGGTGGGCGGGTCAGCGACTCCACTCGGCGCCGTATCGGCGACGTGGTCGCGGCGGCTCGCGGGTCGACAGCTTTGCTGAGGCGCGCGGCAGAGCCGCTCGAGTCTTCGTTGATCGGACACCACGGATCGCTGTCATCCGCCGAGCAGGACGTTCCACTGCTTCTTGCTTACGGTTGA